A region of Ferruginibacter albus DNA encodes the following proteins:
- a CDS encoding outer membrane protein assembly factor BamB family protein, giving the protein MRSIFLTVLIILCKSALSQTPELLWKFSTGACIIGSPVADDSCIYAGNTTGMLYAIQNDSAKLKWKFITGGSIRSTICINKQQLFLVSGDGNLYCLNKNSGKTIWVFHSLTGFIGDTQHDFADYYQSSPVVYNNAVYFGSGDGNIYSIDIASGNMNWKFATAGNVHTTPSVKDNKLFIGSFDGDLYALNSSTGNLIWKFKSTGHQYFPKGEMMGDPVVAGDIVFAGSRDYNFYAIDINGGYCRWMKQFPKGWALPVTVNDSVIYVGTSEDRLLLAIDINTGNIKWQTAVPFNIFGRCAITKRNGYFGTLMGKVYGIDLTTGKIQWTFNTDGYNKNHLKYFKPDDSYKENIGEIVGSAENIAKLYNETGAVFSTPLIISNKIIVTSADGNIYCLRSTN; this is encoded by the coding sequence ATGAGATCGATTTTTCTCACCGTTTTGATCATATTATGTAAATCAGCATTATCACAAACGCCTGAATTACTGTGGAAATTTTCTACAGGTGCTTGTATTATTGGATCACCGGTTGCAGATGACTCCTGCATTTATGCAGGCAATACTACCGGCATGCTGTATGCCATTCAAAATGACAGCGCAAAATTGAAATGGAAATTTATAACAGGTGGCTCTATACGTTCAACGATATGCATCAATAAACAGCAATTGTTTTTAGTAAGCGGGGATGGTAATTTATATTGCTTAAATAAAAACTCCGGAAAAACCATTTGGGTATTTCACTCACTTACAGGTTTTATTGGGGATACACAGCACGATTTTGCGGATTATTATCAATCTTCTCCTGTTGTATATAATAATGCTGTTTACTTTGGCTCGGGCGATGGTAATATTTATTCCATTGATATTGCTAGCGGAAACATGAACTGGAAATTTGCCACAGCAGGCAATGTACATACTACTCCATCTGTTAAAGACAATAAATTATTTATCGGTTCTTTCGATGGGGATTTGTATGCGTTGAATAGTTCAACAGGAAATCTTATTTGGAAATTCAAATCAACCGGTCATCAATATTTTCCTAAAGGAGAAATGATGGGAGATCCTGTAGTTGCCGGTGATATTGTATTTGCAGGCTCAAGAGATTATAATTTTTATGCGATAGATATTAATGGCGGGTATTGCCGATGGATGAAACAATTTCCTAAAGGATGGGCATTGCCGGTTACTGTAAATGATTCTGTAATTTATGTTGGAACATCAGAAGACAGGTTATTGTTGGCAATAGACATCAACACCGGAAATATAAAATGGCAAACGGCTGTGCCTTTTAATATTTTTGGGCGATGCGCCATTACTAAAAGGAATGGGTATTTTGGAACACTAATGGGCAAAGTGTACGGCATTGATCTAACAACCGGAAAAATTCAATGGACATTTAATACAGATGGATACAACAAAAATCATTTAAAGTATTTTAAACCGGACGATTCTTATAAGGAAAACATTGGAGAAATAGTCGGTTCTGCAGAAAACATTGCGAAATTGTATAACGAAACTGGTGCTGTATTTTCCACTCCGTTAATTATCTCAAACAAAATTATTGTTACCAGTGCAGATGGGAATATTTATTGCCTGCGATCAACAAATTAA